One Acinetobacter colistiniresistens DNA segment encodes these proteins:
- a CDS encoding tetratricopeptide repeat protein — translation MRSIQSMFFSFCLMSSASYADLDIKHYKNCTGSPLEELNGHSKLVLPVIDSYQNHQYHYSAVLDRFETEMTQCFVVDNNRKVILDTIPSLISNSCSGQWDKKSKTPLWMADIGGGKDGVEYFPYLPSEQLKQVHKSEVSGIRQIIKSIDCQLSTYQKQDAAELNDAAFFLYQMGYYDDSLRLLKHVITLDPNRTVAYLNRADVYFALKNLGQARKNYMIYADQMKKSGLSNKVPLRIKQFL, via the coding sequence ATGCGAAGCATTCAATCAATGTTTTTTTCATTCTGCTTGATGAGTAGTGCGTCTTATGCGGATTTAGATATCAAGCATTATAAAAATTGTACGGGTTCTCCCTTAGAGGAGTTAAATGGTCATTCCAAGCTTGTCCTTCCAGTCATTGATTCTTATCAAAATCATCAATATCACTATTCAGCAGTCTTGGATCGATTTGAAACCGAAATGACACAGTGTTTTGTGGTCGATAATAACCGGAAAGTGATTTTAGATACGATACCGAGTCTGATTTCAAATAGTTGTAGTGGGCAATGGGATAAAAAGAGTAAAACGCCGCTATGGATGGCCGATATTGGTGGTGGCAAAGACGGAGTTGAGTATTTTCCTTATTTACCCTCGGAACAATTAAAACAGGTCCATAAAAGTGAAGTATCAGGGATCAGGCAAATTATTAAAAGCATTGACTGCCAATTATCGACTTATCAAAAACAGGATGCAGCTGAGCTAAATGATGCTGCATTTTTTCTCTATCAAATGGGCTATTATGATGATTCCTTGAGGTTGTTAAAGCATGTGATAACGTTGGATCCGAATCGGACCGTGGCTTATTTAAATCGAGCGGATGTCTATTTCGCTTTAAAAAATCTAGGTCAAGCCAGAAAAAATTACATGATCTATGCGGATCAAATGAAAAAGTCGGGCTTATCAAATAAAGTACCGTTAAGAATAAAGCAATTTTTATGA
- a CDS encoding NAD+ synthase: MKNFKVALAQFSPHIGNIDANTQKMVEQANLAKQQQADLIIFPELSTIGYPAEDLLLRPNLQKRTQKAFAQLSEVKDILMVFGFVHQTEDGHRYNSAAVMKDGQVLGVYNKHNLPNYGVFDEKRYFQEGHQHLVFEYLGHKFGVLICEDVWSLNTVKQLSQLNVETVLVLNASPYEVGKPQHRIQTLNELAKQLNLNLIYVNQVGGQDDLIFDGSSFVSNHDGQLALQIPSFQEALAYAEYDTEQKQYKTTDAIPALETFAEIYQALVMATRDYVQRSGFPGVILGLSGGIDSALTLAIAVDAIGAEKVQAVMMPYTYTSQMSVEDATEQARRMGVTFGIAEIHPIVNSFMQTLFPFFGNAPADATEENLQARTRGTLLMGLSNKFGNLVLSTGNKSEISVGYCTLYGDMVGGFSVLKDVYKTIVFELAKYRNTLEATPVIPERVITRPPSAELRPDQKDQDSLPAYDVLDAILYAYIEEDLSQADIIAKGYEAEVVEKVIRLVDRNEYKRRQGAIGPRISSRAFSRERRYPIVNGWTAND, translated from the coding sequence ATGAAAAATTTTAAAGTTGCCCTTGCTCAATTCTCTCCGCACATTGGCAATATTGATGCAAATACTCAAAAGATGGTTGAGCAAGCAAATTTAGCGAAACAACAACAGGCTGATTTGATCATCTTCCCAGAGCTTTCTACGATAGGTTATCCAGCCGAAGACTTATTACTTCGCCCAAATCTACAAAAACGCACTCAAAAAGCGTTTGCTCAACTCAGCGAAGTTAAAGATATCCTCATGGTGTTTGGTTTTGTACATCAAACTGAGGACGGTCATCGCTATAACTCCGCTGCTGTCATGAAAGATGGGCAGGTTTTAGGGGTTTATAACAAACACAACTTACCAAACTATGGCGTGTTTGATGAAAAGCGTTACTTCCAAGAAGGCCATCAACATCTTGTGTTTGAATATTTAGGTCACAAGTTCGGTGTGTTGATTTGTGAAGATGTCTGGTCATTGAATACCGTTAAACAACTCAGTCAACTGAATGTTGAAACGGTACTGGTCTTAAATGCTTCACCTTATGAAGTAGGTAAACCGCAACATCGTATCCAGACCTTAAATGAACTGGCAAAACAGTTAAATCTCAATCTGATCTATGTCAACCAAGTCGGTGGACAAGATGATTTGATTTTTGATGGTTCAAGTTTTGTCAGCAATCATGATGGTCAATTGGCATTACAAATTCCAAGCTTCCAAGAAGCTTTGGCTTATGCTGAATACGATACTGAGCAAAAGCAATACAAAACAACTGATGCGATTCCAGCCTTAGAAACCTTTGCCGAGATTTATCAAGCATTGGTCATGGCAACACGTGATTATGTACAGCGCTCAGGTTTCCCTGGTGTGATTCTAGGCTTATCTGGTGGGATCGACTCTGCTTTGACCCTAGCCATTGCAGTTGATGCAATTGGTGCTGAGAAAGTCCAAGCCGTGATGATGCCATATACCTACACCTCACAAATGAGTGTCGAAGATGCGACTGAACAAGCCCGTCGCATGGGTGTGACTTTTGGTATTGCAGAAATTCACCCGATCGTGAACAGCTTCATGCAAACCTTGTTCCCATTCTTTGGCAACGCACCTGCTGACGCGACAGAAGAAAACTTACAAGCGCGTACTCGCGGTACTTTATTGATGGGTTTATCGAATAAGTTTGGTAACCTCGTGCTTTCTACTGGCAACAAGTCTGAAATCTCAGTAGGTTATTGCACCTTGTATGGTGACATGGTCGGTGGTTTCTCTGTACTTAAAGATGTGTATAAAACCATTGTATTTGAACTGGCAAAATACCGTAATACGCTAGAAGCAACCCCTGTAATTCCAGAGCGTGTGATTACACGTCCGCCATCGGCAGAACTTCGTCCAGATCAAAAAGACCAAGATTCCCTACCTGCGTATGATGTACTTGATGCCATCTTATATGCTTATATTGAGGAAGATCTCAGCCAAGCAGACATTATCGCCAAAGGCTACGAAGCCGAAGTGGTCGAGAAAGTGATTCGCCTGGTTGATCGTAATGAATACAAGCGTCGTCAGGGCGCGATTGGGCCACGTATTAGTTCGCGTGCCTTCAGTCGCGAACGACGCTATCCTATCGTCAACGGATGGACCGCGAATGACTGA